A segment of the Methylomonas paludis genome:
TTGCCTTCGCCGAATAAATCGCCCACCACATTCATGCCGGCCATCAACGGGCCTTCGATAACATGCAGGGGTTTTTCCGCCGCTAGGCGAGCTTCTTCGGTATCCGCGTCGATAAAATCGGTAATGCCTTTTACCAGTGCATATTCCAGCCGTTTATCCACCGGCCAGTCACGCCACTCCAGTGTTTCCTGGCGCACGGCCTGACCGCTGCCGCGATATTTATCAGCAATTTCCAGCAGTTTTTCGGTAGCATCATTGCGCCGGTTCAGAATTACATTTTCGACGATATCGCGCAACTCCAGCGGGATATCGGCGTATATGGCCAACTGACCGGCATTGACGATACCCATATCCATACCGGCATTGATGGCGTGATACAAAAACACGGCGTGTATGGCTTCCCGTACCGGATTATTACCCCGGAACGAAAACGAGACATTGGACACACCACCGGAAATCAGGGCATGCGGCAGGGTTTGTTTGATGACCCGGGTGGCTTCGATAAAATCCACACCATAATTATTATGTTCATCAATACCGGTGCCTACCGCAAAGATATTGGGATCAAAAATAATGTCTTCCGCCGGAAAACCGATTTGCTGAGTAAGAATTTGATAAGCACGTTGGCAAATTTCAATTTTCCGGGTCTGGGTATCAGCCTGACCTTGTTCATCAAAGGCCATGACAATGACAGCCGCGCCATAACGGCGCACCAGCTGGGCTTGTTTGATAAAACTGGCTTCGCCTTCTTTCAGGGAAATGGAATTGACGATGCCTTTACCCTGGATGCACTTCAGACCGGCTTCCAGGATGTCCCATTTAGACGAGTCCAGCATTACCGGTACTTTGGCGATATCCGGTTCGGCAGCGATCAAATGCAGAAAACGCACCATTGCCGCTTTGGAATCCAACATACCCTCATCCATATTGATATCGATGATTTGCGCGCCGTTTTCCACCTGTTGCTTGGCAACATCCAAAGCCGCTTCGTAATTTTCCTCAATAATCAATTTCTTGAAAGCTGCAGAACCGGTAACATTGGTGCGCTCACCAACATTGACAAACAAGCTGTCCGGGCCTATGGTCATAGGCTCCAGGCCCGATAACAGACAACGCTTGGGCAATTCCGGAATCTGGCGTGGCGGATAGGCACTAACGGCTTCGGCAATCGCACGTATGGTATCCGGAGAAGTGCCGCAGCAGCCGCCGATAATATTCAGATAACCGCTGGCTGCCCAGTCGGCCAGTTCCGCGGCCATTTCTTCCGGTGTTTCGTCGTATTCGCCAAATTCGTTGGGTAAACCGGCGTTGGGATGCGCCGAAATATAGGTATCACAAATCCCCGACAATTCTTCAATATACTGGCGCAGCTCTTTGGCGCCCAGCGCACAGTTAAAGCCGATCGAAATCGGTTGTATGTGTTTTAATGAGGCCCAAAATGCAGCCACGGTCTGACCGGACAGGGTGCGACCTGAAGCATCGGTAATAGTGCCGGAAATCATCACCGGCAATTTATAGCCCAATTTGTCAAAGGTTTCAGCTACGGCAAAAATGGCAGCTTTGGCATTTAAGGTATCAAATACCGTCTCAATCAGAATAATGTCTGCGCCGCCTTCGATCAGACCCAGGGTGGCTTCGGTGTAGGTTGCCACCAAATCATCAAATGTGATGTTACGAAAGCCTGGATCGTTGACATCCGGCGACATGGATGAGGTGCGATTGGTCGGGCCTAATACCCCGGCCACAAACCGGGGTTTATCCGGTGTCAGTGCGGTGAATTCCTCGGCTGCCTGTTTGGCCAACCGCGCCGCCGCCACATTGATTTCATAGGCCAAGGCTTCCATCTGGTAGTCGGCCATAGCCACCTGAGTGGCGTTAAACGTATTGGTTTCGACAATATCGGCACCGGCATGCAAATAAGCACGATGAATGGCACTAATAATATCCGGCCTGGTGAGTACCAATAAGTCATTATTGCCTTTCAGATCGGTTGGCCAATCGGCAAATCGGCTGCCGCGATAATCCTTTTCAGCCAGCTTATAGCGCTGTATCATGGTGCCCATCGCCCCATCCAGAAGTAAAATACGCTGGGACAAATGCTGAATTAATGGTTGATTAGTGTTCACTGGCCTGACATTAAGATAAAAAAGCGGAATGAAAATGACGCGAAAATGATTTTGTATTGTTTACTCAAGAAAAAAAATGACTAAAACCAATCTGCTGCAAGTTGTAAAAAGCGTGATTTCCGCATTCATAGGTGTACAAAGTAATAGCAACAGGGAACACGATTTCAAGAACGGCTCTTTACCTGCGTTTATTATCGTGGGCTTGATCGCGACCTTGGTGTTTATTTTAGCCATCGCGAAACTTGCATCACTCGCTACCGGGCAATGAATTCAAGCTCATGCTGGCAACCGGGGATGGTGGAAGTTTGCCAATGCCGTCATGAAAGCGGCTGGCGACTGGTTGAAGCCCCTTATTCTCTGGAGCCCAAAATCTCTCCAGTTCAACAAGGCGGCTACCCAGACCTGACGATATGTTGATCTTGCGCCCGATACAATTTAGTGCGGCAAACCCGGAGGATTTATCAGGGTTTGCCGCAAAATTTTAGTCGTTGGTTTTAAAACTGTTTTTAATGCTGACAAACACTTCCTTGATACCGCTAAACAGATTAACCGGAGTCAGGGATTGTTTGGTAATGAATTGGGTACGCACCAGCGCAACCACCAAAACACTGGCAACAGATGGAAACAACTCACAAACCACCGGCATGAAGAAACCACCGGCACCTTCCTGAGTTTTGCGGTCACCTACATCGGTCAGGCTTGGATCATATTCACCGCCGATATCTTTGCCGTTCAACGCATCGATAATCTCAATACAGAACAGTTCGACCAGAAATTCCGTGGTAAAAAACAGCACTGCTGTGCCGGCAACCCACCAGAGCAGATTGCGGTTTTTTACCTGAATCAGCGTTTGGTAGACCCAAATCGCTGTTAAAATCATAATTACACCACCAATCATATTGTTTTTCCTCTCAACTTGTTTTTATTGTTATCAGAATTGTCAGATGCAGCATACTACTCATATTATACCCGGATGGCAATTTATGCCGCCATCTTTGTTTATTAGCTATCAATTACTTGACTTTAGAGGCATCTGAAGTAAGATATGGCCTTCGACCGCCAACACATTGGCAAATTTTTTTATAACAACTAGACTAAAGGTAGGAGGCACCCATGGGAGCGATCTTAGATTTAACAGAATTGCTGAAAGAACCGTCAGGTATGATTGGTGCGGTTGTGATTATCGCCGCTGGATATTTTTTCGTAAAATGGGTGTTCAAAGAGCCTACGGACGAAGAATAAGCTGATTGCTATTTATATAGCAGTTCAGAAGGCGGCTCGGGTTTACCCTTAGCCGCCTTTTTTATTGCCTAAAAAATCGAAGCCCGGCATAAATACCTTATAATTCGTACATTTTTTACCCCGCCGAACTCAAAAATGTACCGATTTCTCATTTCCAAAATCTCTGCACTTTATCAAAAGCAAGTGCCGGCTACCGGTATTGGTCTGTTCCGTATTCTGTTCGGACTGGTAACCTTACAGGAAATACTGTTCCTGATTTTTTTCAACCATCTGATATTCGATCCTATCCCGTTTCTGGATGTGGAATTTCCGATGATTGTGTTTTTTCTCTGGATATGGGCGTTAGTAGCACTGGCCTTAACCCTGGGTTATCGCTGTCAGCAAGCCAGCATCGCCAATTATCTGTTCTGGCAGATATTCGTCAACTTTACCCCCATGCAACGCGATTTTGACGGCGGTTTTGACCTATTCATGATAGGGGCCAATTTTTTCCTGATTTTTATGCCCACAGACCGGGCTTTCAGCCTCGACAGCCTGCGAAAAAAACTGGCGACACCTTTTGTCCACTACCGGGAATATCCTGCCGTCCAAGTTTCAGTTTTGACTTATTATCTGCCGGTCAGCATTTGTCTGGGCTTTTTGTATTTTGATTCCGCCATTCACAAAATGTTTGCCGAACATTGGCGCAATGGCCTGGGAGCCTGGCTGCCTTCTTCCATACCCTACTATATGTCGGCCCTGGATATGTCCTGGCTACTGAATCAGGAAATTCTGCAGAAAGTTATTGGTTACACCATTATCGTCTTTCAGTTCAGCTTTTTGGCGCTGTATTACCGACCCCGCTTCAGACCCTGGTATTTTTTGGTGGGTGCTGGTTTACACTTGGGCATTACCCTGTCGTTCAACATTTACCCATTCGGCATCGGCATGTTGATTTTCTACAGTCTGGTAATACCGTTTGCCTGGTATCGCCAAATCGGCAAGCTATTACAGGCCAAACAGCCTGGATTGACGGTGTTTTACGATCAGCAATGCCCCTTATGCTGCCGCACCATTCTGATTCTGAACCATTTTGATGTATTGCATGGTGTGGACTTCAAATCGGCCCAGCAATATGCTCAGCAATATCCGGCCCTGCAAAGCCTGGATCAACAGCAGTTACTCACCGACATTTATGCACTGGACAGCCGGGGCCGGCTATATGCCGGCGTAGCCAGCTACGCCCAAATTCTGATTGCCATGCGTTATACCGCCCCCATAGGCTGGTTGCTGAACCTGCCCGGCATTTACCAACTGGCCAGCAGCCGTTACCGGCAAATTGCCGACTCTCGGTTGAGGCTGAATTGTGACATCAGCTGTATTAATCCGATCGCTCCCCAGTTTGAAAAGACTCTGTATGAGCGCATATTTGTCGCAGAAACGCCCGCTGCGACGAAAAAAAGTGTGTACGGTATCTACAAACTATTGTGCCTGATTATCGTGCTGCAATTGAACAGCAGCATTCATTACGGCTTATTGTACCGCTGTCATGTCGGCACCCGGCAAAATCCCATAGGCACAGTGATCACCGATATGAGTAATGCCGTACTGATGTTGTCCAATACCTTTCTTGGCATCACGCCCCATGCATTATATCTGCATGATCATTTTGCCGGCTACGAAGATTTATTAGCCATCACCTATCTGGATAGCCAGGGTGTTGAGCACTGGTTGCCGTTCGTCAATGAACAGGGTCGCCTGCTGGCTCCCAACTGGGGCCGGGTACATTCGATGTGGGCCAATATCGCCGTTACTCCGAATATTCAGGAACCCAGATTGAAAAAATTTATCATGAAAGTAACTGCGTTTTGGGGGATAAAATCCGGTCTGGAACTGGATAAAACCAAATTTTTGCTCAAACGTAAAAAAATCCGCGCCCCATTCGTTTGGGAGCCGGATCTACGGGCCCAAAACTTGTCCGGCGCTTGGCAGACCATAGGTTACGCGCAATGGCGGGGTAAGGAAATTAACATCGAGCTGCCCGTCGATATTGAAAATTTTAACTGAACAGTTAATTAAGATGCCTGAGGGTATTGCATCAAGGGTTTTGTCATGATATAAATTTTGCGTGCTTTTTTTTAAGTACACTTAAAACTAAAAAAACAATTTACCTGGAGGATGTAATGAAAAAAGTATTTTCTGTATTGGCTATGGTTATGATGATGGTTACTCTGACTGCCTGCATGGATGATCCAGATCTCGGCAACAAAAAGCCAGCTAACTACGGTAGCGGCGCTGCACAACAAAAAGGCTAATTCGGTAGTGGCCGCCTTTGCGGCTGACCGTATTACAACTAGTGTAAGGCTCGCAAATGCGAGCCTTATGCTTTTGTGGATAGCCTAATCTAGTTTTGATTAAAAAGTATTTCATTGCCTCCCCTCACTTGGCGTGATATAAAAGCCGGGTGTGTTTGAAAGAACCCACAATAAATATAAAAACTTTTATTTGGAGGATGTTATGAAAAAATTATTGTCCCTGTTGGCAATGGCGCTCATGATCGCGGGTTTAAGCGGATGCATGGATAACCCAGATGGTTCTAAACAAAAAGTTGCAGGTTCATCCTCAACTTCAATTAGACTGTAAAGTTTACAGGAAGGCCCGCCACATCGAGCGGGCCTTCATGAAGTTCCCCTCTCAGTTATCCCTGTTCGAGCATTTTCTTCGGCAATTCTCTGCATCGCTTGCAAAATCCATAACTCCGCTTCAGCATTTATCTCTTTGGATTTTTTACCGTGGGTATCTATCGGTGCGCCGATTTTAACTTTTATCACGCCTGGATATTTTAGAAAGCTGTTTCTAGGCCAAAACTCCCCGGCATTATGCGCCAACGGTATCACCGGAAAGCCGGATTTTTGCGCCAGCATAGCGCCACCGGCATTGAATTTTCCGCTTGACCCCGGCGCAACTCGCGTCCCTTCTGGAAATACCAATACAAACATGCCTTCCTGTAATCGTGCGGTACCCTGGTCGATTAACATACGCAAAGCTTCTTTCTGATTTTGCCGGTCTATGGCTATCGGTTTTAGAGTGGCCAGCGCCCAGCCGCCAAACGGTATTTGTAATAGCGATTTTTTCAGCACGGCGGTCTGTGGCGAAATAAATTGGCGTAGTGCGATAGTTTCCCAA
Coding sequences within it:
- the metH gene encoding methionine synthase; protein product: MNTNQPLIQHLSQRILLLDGAMGTMIQRYKLAEKDYRGSRFADWPTDLKGNNDLLVLTRPDIISAIHRAYLHAGADIVETNTFNATQVAMADYQMEALAYEINVAAARLAKQAAEEFTALTPDKPRFVAGVLGPTNRTSSMSPDVNDPGFRNITFDDLVATYTEATLGLIEGGADIILIETVFDTLNAKAAIFAVAETFDKLGYKLPVMISGTITDASGRTLSGQTVAAFWASLKHIQPISIGFNCALGAKELRQYIEELSGICDTYISAHPNAGLPNEFGEYDETPEEMAAELADWAASGYLNIIGGCCGTSPDTIRAIAEAVSAYPPRQIPELPKRCLLSGLEPMTIGPDSLFVNVGERTNVTGSAAFKKLIIEENYEAALDVAKQQVENGAQIIDINMDEGMLDSKAAMVRFLHLIAAEPDIAKVPVMLDSSKWDILEAGLKCIQGKGIVNSISLKEGEASFIKQAQLVRRYGAAVIVMAFDEQGQADTQTRKIEICQRAYQILTQQIGFPAEDIIFDPNIFAVGTGIDEHNNYGVDFIEATRVIKQTLPHALISGGVSNVSFSFRGNNPVREAIHAVFLYHAINAGMDMGIVNAGQLAIYADIPLELRDIVENVILNRRNDATEKLLEIADKYRGSGQAVRQETLEWRDWPVDKRLEYALVKGITDFIDADTEEARLAAEKPLHVIEGPLMAGMNVVGDLFGEGKMFLPQVVKSARVMKKAVAYLLPYMDSATDGERQTNGKMLIATVKGDVHDIGKNIVAVVLQCNNYEVIDLGVMTPAETILRTAKELNVDIIGLSGLITPSLDEMVHVAKEMQRQGFTIPLLIGGATTSRAHTAVKIAPNYSGASVYVSDASRCVGVVGALLSPEMQADYIEKTRAEYAVVRERHQGRHAKNQQHDLVKARQNKFDHAGHQPQKPEFLGHQGIDQLPLEVLAPYIDWTPFFQTWELSGHYPEILTDKVVGSEAVKLFADAQAMLKQIISEKWLTAKAVIGFFPANSFDDDIIVYTDDSRTQQREVLHHLRQQNVKTPGRPNYCLADFIAPVDSGIADYIGGFAVTTGIGIETKLAEFAAQHDDYSAIMLKALADRLAEAFAEYLHLQVRKQHWGYAAEESHDHTALIAEAYQGIRPAPGYPACPDHTEKAKLFDLLDVSRQTTIELTESFAMSPASSVSGWYFAHPGAQYFNVGKIEQDQLHDYARRKGLNVEVAERWLSAHLHH
- a CDS encoding DUF2970 domain-containing protein yields the protein MTKTNLLQVVKSVISAFIGVQSNSNREHDFKNGSLPAFIIVGLIATLVFILAIAKLASLATGQ
- a CDS encoding DCC1-like thiol-disulfide oxidoreductase family protein, coding for MYRFLISKISALYQKQVPATGIGLFRILFGLVTLQEILFLIFFNHLIFDPIPFLDVEFPMIVFFLWIWALVALALTLGYRCQQASIANYLFWQIFVNFTPMQRDFDGGFDLFMIGANFFLIFMPTDRAFSLDSLRKKLATPFVHYREYPAVQVSVLTYYLPVSICLGFLYFDSAIHKMFAEHWRNGLGAWLPSSIPYYMSALDMSWLLNQEILQKVIGYTIIVFQFSFLALYYRPRFRPWYFLVGAGLHLGITLSFNIYPFGIGMLIFYSLVIPFAWYRQIGKLLQAKQPGLTVFYDQQCPLCCRTILILNHFDVLHGVDFKSAQQYAQQYPALQSLDQQQLLTDIYALDSRGRLYAGVASYAQILIAMRYTAPIGWLLNLPGIYQLASSRYRQIADSRLRLNCDISCINPIAPQFEKTLYERIFVAETPAATKKSVYGIYKLLCLIIVLQLNSSIHYGLLYRCHVGTRQNPIGTVITDMSNAVLMLSNTFLGITPHALYLHDHFAGYEDLLAITYLDSQGVEHWLPFVNEQGRLLAPNWGRVHSMWANIAVTPNIQEPRLKKFIMKVTAFWGIKSGLELDKTKFLLKRKKIRAPFVWEPDLRAQNLSGAWQTIGYAQWRGKEINIELPVDIENFN
- a CDS encoding lysophospholipid acyltransferase family protein, yielding MTQHATLSRPADFRVYLGSTLFFIYILLSTPVVGILVLAGVILPFTVRYKIAGIWIDWLMRVLKLCCGLSHEVEGLENIPAAGGAIILSKHQSAWETIALRQFISPQTAVLKKSLLQIPFGGWALATLKPIAIDRQNQKEALRMLIDQGTARLQEGMFVLVFPEGTRVAPGSSGKFNAGGAMLAQKSGFPVIPLAHNAGEFWPRNSFLKYPGVIKVKIGAPIDTHGKKSKEINAEAELWILQAMQRIAEENARTGITERGTS